Within the Flavobacterium sp. N502536 genome, the region CTTGAATACTTTTCTTTTTATTAGAATATTCATTTACGTCATTTTCAAATAAATCAGCAACACCTTTAGATGCTTCTACAAAAGCATCTTTAATTCCTTTGGTATCAATGTATTTATCAACAACTGATTGTGCTACAATAGGGATAACATGTTTTGATAAAATAGAAACTTTTTTTAATATTTTTTGAAACGCAGGATCTGTAGGTTTATTTGTCAAAGCTTTTAATTCTCCCATTAAAGCTACTAACGGATTGTTTTCGAAGTCATTTTCCCAAGCGTTAAAATATACTGTTTGAAAACCATTATTTTTTAAGTCTTGTTCCCACATTCTTATAAACGTTGTTTTACCAGTTCCCCATTTATTGTTTATTGCAAGAACAAAACCTTCGGAATAGGCCTCAATAATTCCAGTTAAAACTTCTGAATATTTTTTTCTATCCAATTTACAATTTGCAAATGGGTTTTGAGGTTCAATAATTATCTCTTTGTGTTTAATATTCATTTCTACCTATGTTTGTTAAGGTTACTTTGTAAATTAATATTTCAAATATAAAATTTTAGAAATCAGAATCATTATGGAAAACCATAATATATAGAACTTTATCAAGTTTCAAACTTTGACAAAGTTCTAAACGTACAGCTTTGCGTTCTTAGCGTTTTTCAACTCATTCAAAATCAAAAAAACTTTGCGCTCTTTGCGGTTAAAAAAACTTTACAGAACCCTATAAACAGGATACTGCAAATGCGCCTTTTCGTAATAGGCAGAATGTTTGTAAATCCAATCGAGTTGTGCGTCAGGATTTTTAGCAAATTCGGTATCGGTTTGTTTTTTGCTTTCTAACTCGGCTTTTAAAGTTGGATTTTCTTTGAGCAGTTTTGCGGCTGTATCTTCAAAAATATATCCGGAGTAATGTTCTTTTTGCTGTAAAACGGTGTCAAAGAAATTCCAGTTAAAAAACGAATCAACACCTTCAGGTTCAAACGCTTCAATCAGGTATTTTACCCCTTTTTGGTTTGTTGGAACAAGATAATCTCCTTTGGCAAAAGCCATTTTTACAGTTTTAGAATTTACGGTAGTATTGTAATGTAGATAATGTCCTTCGTAAGCATTGGAGACAGTCTTAAAATTGGCAATTTTATAGCTTTCAACCTCAATAATAGTGTCGTTTTTAAGTTGTGTAAACGAAATAGCATTGTTCTTCAAAAGGTCAATAATATTCCAATAACCACGCGGAATGATATAAGCAAAAGGGATAACCACGTCTTTTATTGATTTGAATTCTTTGATATAAGGCACCTCTTTTTTATACGGTTTGCTTCGGTCGTAATACAATCTGTTTCCTGTTGTAGCTTCGCTTTTTTTATAACCGGCTTCATAACCTGAAAACAAAAACGTAGTGGCTTTTGTGCTGTCCAGTGCCCATTTTAAGGTATAGTTTTTTCTAGGTTGGTATTGTTCCAGATTTTTTACACGAAGTTCTTTGATCTTTAGGTAATTGGCATCGGTAAAATTCAAAGTCGATTTGGTGTACTCGTAAGTCATTTTTACACGTTCGGCATATTTTTTCAGCATATGTGTTTCCACTACAAATCCGATGGTATTGAAGAGCGAAGTATAACCCGTAGTATATCTCGGACTGTCTACAAACTGTCCAAAACCTTTATCGGGAGTGTCTTTAAAAGAATCTACATAAGGTGTTGTTTCGATTTTCTTTTGTTGTAGGTCTTTGACCAAAGCAGGCATCATTTCGGTATTCATATAGTCTCCCAGAACCGTTCCTAACTTATTGTGCTGTGTCATGATGTAAGTGAGTTTGTACTGGTAATCGGAGCCGTTGCTTACGTGATTATCAATAAAAACATCAGGGTTTATTTGCTGAAAAATTTCGACAAAACTCTTTGTATTTCGGGTATCCGATTTCATTAAATCGCGATTCAGGTCGTAATTGCGGGCATTTCCTCTAAAACCGTAAATTTCCGGCCCATCCTGATTGGCTCTTGTGGTTGAGTTTCGATTCAACGCACCACCGATATTGTAAACCGGAATACAAACCAGAACCGTATTTTTGGGTGCTTTCAGTTTTCCGGTTGCCAAATCTCTGTAGAATTGCATGGTAGCATCAATTCCGTCAGGTTCTCCGGCATGTATTCCATTATTGATAAAAAGTACCGCTTTGTTCT harbors:
- a CDS encoding M14 family metallopeptidase, giving the protein MKLFTLILSLFSITLFAQNNKKYDTYFEKGNGNQSASYQETIAYYKMLAHDFPTLQVKEMGLTDSGEPLHTITYNPEKEFDFEKIQKNKAVLFINNGIHAGEPDGIDATMQFYRDLATGKLKAPKNTVLVCIPVYNIGGALNRNSTTRANQDGPEIYGFRGNARNYDLNRDLMKSDTRNTKSFVEIFQQINPDVFIDNHVSNGSDYQYKLTYIMTQHNKLGTVLGDYMNTEMMPALVKDLQQKKIETTPYVDSFKDTPDKGFGQFVDSPRYTTGYTSLFNTIGFVVETHMLKKYAERVKMTYEYTKSTLNFTDANYLKIKELRVKNLEQYQPRKNYTLKWALDSTKATTFLFSGYEAGYKKSEATTGNRLYYDRSKPYKKEVPYIKEFKSIKDVVIPFAYIIPRGYWNIIDLLKNNAISFTQLKNDTIIEVESYKIANFKTVSNAYEGHYLHYNTTVNSKTVKMAFAKGDYLVPTNQKGVKYLIEAFEPEGVDSFFNWNFFDTVLQQKEHYSGYIFEDTAAKLLKENPTLKAELESKKQTDTEFAKNPDAQLDWIYKHSAYYEKAHLQYPVYRVL